In the genome of Leptotrichia trevisanii DSM 22070, the window TGGAAAATATGAAATGTTTTATGGGGAAATTGAAGACTTGGAAGAAGCCAGAAAATATGTGGCATCACTTCCTTATGTTGATCCAAATAGAATTTATCTCGTTGGACACAGTACAGGTGGGACAAAGGCTTTGCTTTTGAGCGAATATTCAAAAGGTTTTCGAGCAGTTTTTGCAATAGGTGCCTTGCCAGATTTCTTTTGGGCAACAGAAAAACCAGATGAATATGGCGGAGTTCCATTTGATTTGACAAATCCTAGAGAAATAGCAGTAAGATCATCACTTCGATACGTCCGTTCAATAACAGCACCAACTTTTCACTTTGAAGGGCAGGAAGAAAGAAGAGATATTCTATTTGAGCCTATGCAAAAAGCCGCAGACAAATACAAAATATCATTCAAGAAATACCGAATTGCAGGTGGAGATCATTTTAATATACTTTATCCATTAACGACAATGATTGCAAAAAAAATACTAGCTGATACAGGGGCAAAAACAAATATTCAGTTTAGCAATGGGGATTTGGATGTGATTTCAAAAGGGATTGTTAAATAGCAGATAATTTGATTTCAGAAATTTGATTGAAAATGAAAAATTGTCGATGTAAAAGTAGAAGATACGAGTTAGAAAATAAATTTCAAGTTTCAGATATAATCTGAAAAAAAGGAGATATCTATGTGGTCAAAAGGAATTGAGTATAGAAAGCGGGAAAAAGAAAAACTTTCTAAAATAAGTTCAAAAGATTTACCGTTTGATGTGTTTGTAAAAAATGGAGAATTAGTCAGCTGGAGAAGAAGTGGCTGGTGTAAGAGAGCTTATCAGTTTTACAAAAAAAGCTGTAATCGGAATTTTAGAAGAAATAAAAATCTTGAAACTTCAATTAAAGGGAATTATTACAGAAAGTGCTATGAGTTGCAGTATGCTTGGATTTAACAAAAAATTTTCAGATGACTAGGAGATAAAAAATTATGCGAACTATCAAAGAATGGAATAAAATAATAGAAAATTATTTTAATGAAAATAATATTGAGTATGACAGAAATTATTTGTGTTTTCTTCCTGAAAACAATTTTATAAAAGTGCTTTTTGATAAAAAACTTATTTACGATGTTAACGAGGATTTAAGAGAAAGTATTATAGTTTTATTTAAGAAAGACAATATAGAAATATTTTCGTGTGATGTAACATTAAAAATATCTTCAGGAATACAACTTTCAAATATAGGTAAAATAAGGAAAATAGTCTCACGGGAAAAAGTAAAGGTTTTAAAATTAGTAAAAAAAATAATGAGATATAAATTATATTTTAAATTAGATAATGAAAGTAAAGCTTTTAGAATTGATATTTTTTATAGATTTAATAAAAACTGGGTAGTTGAAAATATAAATTATTTGATAGAAAATAGATTAATAGATTTTAAAAAATGAAAAAAGTAAATTTTTTTTGAAAAAGTTAATTAAAATATTGATTTTTGCACTATTTAGTAATACAATTACATTGTATAACAAAAGTATTACAAAGGAGTGGTAAAAATGGCTACAGTAACAGCTAGAGTTGATGAAAATGTTAAAAAAGAAGCGGAAACATTATTTAAAAAAATGGGGCTTAATATGAGTACTGCTATGAATTTATTTTTGAAGAAGTGTATTTTGGAGCAGGGGATTCCGTTTGAGTTGAAAGTTCCAAATGGAGAAACTAGAAAGGTTCTGGATGAAGTTGAGAAAGGTGTTGGATTAAGTAAAACTTTTGATAGCATAGATGAGCTAACGGAAGACTTAGAAGATGATGAGAAAACTTCAAATAAAGAAACTTTAAAGGCAATGCAGGAAACTGATGATATTTTGAGTGGTAAAATTGAAAGAAAAGGGTATAATAGTGCTGAAGAATTATTTGAGGATTTAGGGGTTTAGTGGATGAAATTGACAATAAAGACGACCAAAAGGTTTGATAAGGACTTGAAAAAATTAAAGAAAAGAAAATATGATTTAATATTACTGGCACAGGTTATTAATAAATTATCTGATAGTGAAATTTTGCCTGAAAAATATAGAGATCATTGTCTTACTGGCGATTATAAAGGATTTAGAGAATATCATATTCAGACTGATTGGCTCTTAATTTATAAAATTGAAAAAAATATTTTGGTTTTGACATTGTTGAGAACTAGGACACATTCGGATTTGCTTTAAATTGGAGGAATTTTATGAAAAAGTTTATTTTATTTTGTATATTTATAATTGTGAATATCTCTTTTTCAACAACATTAGTAGTACCTTGCAATAGAGAGGAGAAAAAGTGTGTTATAAGAGGTTTTAAAGTTGATGGGAGAATAATAACTGAGTATCAGATATTTGATCTTAAAGAAATTGTAAATGTTTTAAATAAATTTGGAGAAAGTGGAACTGTAGATTTCGTAGGGTATACTGATTCAACTGGAACAAAGAAATATAATCAAAAATTATCGTTGATAAGAGCTAGAAATGTTGCTAGAATACTTAGAGAGCTTGGTTTAAAAGATACTATTTCAATTGGAGAAATAAGTGGTAAAGGAGAAGATGATCCAGTTGATAAAAATGAAACAGATATAGGAAAATATCATAATAGAAGAGTAGAGATTTTATTTAATAATTTAAAATGGAAAAATTTTGAATAAAAAAGTTAAAAAAGATGATATAAAAAATTTAGAAAGGAAGTAAAAAAATGAACTACAAAATTGCATTATTAAAAGGGGACGGAATTGGTCCAGAAATTGTTGATGAAGCGGTAAAAGTTTTGAATAAAATTGGAGAAAAATTTGGGCATAAATTTGAGTATACGCAAGGATATTTGGGAGGAGAATCTATTGATAAATATGGGATTCCTTATTCTGAAGAAACTGCGAAAATTTGTAAAGAGAGTGACTCGATTTTGTTAGGATCAGTTGGAGGACCTAAATGGGATAATGTTGATCCTGATAAAAGACCTGAAAAAGGACTTCTTGCGATAAGAAAAGACTTGGGAGTTTACACAAATTTAAGACCAGCGGTTTTGTTTAAGCAATTGAAAAGTGCTAGTCCATTGAAGGATGAAATAATTGGAGAAGGGCTAGATGTAATGATAGTTAGAGAGCTTACAGGAGGGATTTATTTTGGACCTAGAGAATATTCTGATGAAAAAGCTGTCGATACATTGCCATATACAAAAGGAGAAATTGAAAGAATTGCAAAAAAAGCATTTGAAATTGCAAAATTAAGAGGGGAAAAAATTACAAGTGTGGATAAACACAATGTTTTAGATACTTCAAAATTGTGGAGAAAAGTAGTGGAGGAAATTTCAAAAGATTATCCAGAAGTGGAAGTTTCGCACATGTATGTAGATAATGCAGCAATGCAGCTGATTGCTAATCCTAGACAATTTGATGTGATTTTGACTGAAAATATGTTTGGAGATATTTTGTCAGACGAGGCCTCAATGCTTACAGGATCACTTGGAATGCTGCCATCAGCGAGTCTTGGAGATGGAAAAGTCGGACTTTATGAGCCAAGTCACGGTTCAGCACCTGATATTGCTGGAAAAAATATTGCAAATCCGATAGCAACAATACTTTCAGCAGTAATGATGTTAAGATATTCATTTAATCTTCAAAAAGAGGCTGATGCAATAGAAAAAGCTGTGGAAGAAGTGCTAGAAGCAGGATTTAGAACAGCTGATATTTATACAGATGGTATGAAGAAAGTTGGAACTGATGAAATGGGAACTGAGATTGCTAATAGAATTTAGGAACTAAAAATTTTGAAAAAAGAAGGATATTTTTATGGAAGAAATATTACACTATGAAAATGTAACTTTTAAACGTAATGGCAGAGAAATACTGAAAGGAATTGACTGGCATATAAATAAAGGTGAGAATTGGGTACTTCTAGGGCTTAATGGTTCTGGAAAGTCAACTCTTCTTGGAATGATACCAGCCTACATTTTTCCAACTTCTGGAGAAGTGAGAGTTTTTGGGCATAAATTTGGTAATTATTCTTGGAAAAAAATAAAAAATCGAGTTGGATTTGTGAGTTCCACATTAAATAATTTTTCAAGCACATTAAATGGCGAAAAACTGGAAGATGTTGTAATTTCTGGAAAGTTTAGTTCTATTGGGATTTATGATGAAGTTACAGATGAGGACAGGGAAAAGGCGGATAAGATTATTGAGGATTTTAGAATTTCGTATATAAAAAATAATCGTTTTGGAACTTTGTCGCAAGGAGAGCAACGACGGACATTACTTGCAAGAGCGTTTATGAATGAGCCTGATCTGCTTATACTGGACGAGCCTTGTTCGGGGCTTGATGTAACTTCGAGAGAGTATTTTTTGAAAGTGCTTGAGGAAAATTCCAAAAATGATAATGCAATACCATTTATTTATGTAACTCACCAGATTGAGGAAATTATGCCGTCAGTAACACACGTGGCACTTCTTCACGATGGAAAGATTTTGGCAAAAGGGTTTAAAAAGGATATTTTGACTGATAAATTGCTTTCTCAGATGTTTGGTTTGGATGTGAAGATTGTTTGGGAAAAGGAAAGGCCTTGGCTGATTGTGAGATAAATTTAGGATTTGTCTAAAAGGAGATGATTTATTAAACATGGATAAAAGCAGAAAATTTATAGCGGTAATTTTAGCATTGCTTGCGGCTATTTTTTATGCAATAAATACACCATTTTCTAAAGTGCTTTTAAATAAGATTCCACCCACATTGATGGCATCTTTTCTATATTTGGGAGCTGGAACAGGTGTAGGTATTATGTACTTGTTTCATAGGAAAGTCGAAGAAAAGTATGAAAAGTTAAATAAGGCAGATTTACCTTATACTGTTGGAATGATTGTCCTTGATATTGTGGCACCTATATTCCTGATGATTGGTATAAATATTGGTTCAGCTTCAAATGCTTCACTGCTTGGCAACTTTGAAATTGTAGCAACAACAATTATTGCTCTTTTGATATTTAAGGAGAAGGTAACATCAAAGTTATGGATTGCTATCGGTTTTATTATAGTATCAAGCATAGTTCTTTCAGTTGAAGGGGCTGAAAGTTTCCAGTTTTCATTAGGCTCATTGTTTGTTATACTAGCAACTTGCTGTTGGGGACTTGAAAATAACTGCACTAGAAAAATCTCGGATAAAAGCACTTATGAGATTGTTTTGCTAAAAGGCTTTTTCTCTGGCAGCGGCTCATTTATAGTCGCCTTTATTTTGGGAGAAAGAATTCCTGAAATGAAATATATAATAGCTGCTTTGCTACTTGGATTTGTGGCATATGGACTCAGTATTTTTATGTATATCAGGGCACAAAGGGATTTAGGCGCTGCAAAAACTAGTGCATATTATGCTATAGCTCCATTTGTAGGAACTTTTTTAGCATTTATAGTAAATGGAGAAAAACTTACTTTGGTATATTTCATTGGTC includes:
- a CDS encoding alpha/beta hydrolase family protein, with the protein product MKKILLLLLILATFVVSCGNGGKNSNANTEVQKSEKNSKEIDNSFDFEIYGETLEEAHKNFKTKIVDGQKTEFVPDGKPGIPPKNSKFSLVNYPSKLGEMPMYITAKENNGKKYPAIIYLNGGFGGIGDSEFGWDEESPKNNYQGAGAFKRDDFVLAIPSARGENANAGKYEMFYGEIEDLEEARKYVASLPYVDPNRIYLVGHSTGGTKALLLSEYSKGFRAVFAIGALPDFFWATEKPDEYGGVPFDLTNPREIAVRSSLRYVRSITAPTFHFEGQEERRDILFEPMQKAADKYKISFKKYRIAGGDHFNILYPLTTMIAKKILADTGAKTNIQFSNGDLDVISKGIVK
- a CDS encoding type II toxin-antitoxin system RelB/DinJ family antitoxin, producing MATVTARVDENVKKEAETLFKKMGLNMSTAMNLFLKKCILEQGIPFELKVPNGETRKVLDEVEKGVGLSKTFDSIDELTEDLEDDEKTSNKETLKAMQETDDILSGKIERKGYNSAEELFEDLGV
- a CDS encoding type II toxin-antitoxin system YafQ family toxin encodes the protein MKLTIKTTKRFDKDLKKLKKRKYDLILLAQVINKLSDSEILPEKYRDHCLTGDYKGFREYHIQTDWLLIYKIEKNILVLTLLRTRTHSDLL
- a CDS encoding OmpA family protein; protein product: MKKFILFCIFIIVNISFSTTLVVPCNREEKKCVIRGFKVDGRIITEYQIFDLKEIVNVLNKFGESGTVDFVGYTDSTGTKKYNQKLSLIRARNVARILRELGLKDTISIGEISGKGEDDPVDKNETDIGKYHNRRVEILFNNLKWKNFE
- the leuB gene encoding 3-isopropylmalate dehydrogenase, which produces MNYKIALLKGDGIGPEIVDEAVKVLNKIGEKFGHKFEYTQGYLGGESIDKYGIPYSEETAKICKESDSILLGSVGGPKWDNVDPDKRPEKGLLAIRKDLGVYTNLRPAVLFKQLKSASPLKDEIIGEGLDVMIVRELTGGIYFGPREYSDEKAVDTLPYTKGEIERIAKKAFEIAKLRGEKITSVDKHNVLDTSKLWRKVVEEISKDYPEVEVSHMYVDNAAMQLIANPRQFDVILTENMFGDILSDEASMLTGSLGMLPSASLGDGKVGLYEPSHGSAPDIAGKNIANPIATILSAVMMLRYSFNLQKEADAIEKAVEEVLEAGFRTADIYTDGMKKVGTDEMGTEIANRI
- a CDS encoding ABC transporter ATP-binding protein — translated: MEEILHYENVTFKRNGREILKGIDWHINKGENWVLLGLNGSGKSTLLGMIPAYIFPTSGEVRVFGHKFGNYSWKKIKNRVGFVSSTLNNFSSTLNGEKLEDVVISGKFSSIGIYDEVTDEDREKADKIIEDFRISYIKNNRFGTLSQGEQRRTLLARAFMNEPDLLILDEPCSGLDVTSREYFLKVLEENSKNDNAIPFIYVTHQIEEIMPSVTHVALLHDGKILAKGFKKDILTDKLLSQMFGLDVKIVWEKERPWLIVR
- a CDS encoding DMT family transporter, which codes for MDKSRKFIAVILALLAAIFYAINTPFSKVLLNKIPPTLMASFLYLGAGTGVGIMYLFHRKVEEKYEKLNKADLPYTVGMIVLDIVAPIFLMIGINIGSASNASLLGNFEIVATTIIALLIFKEKVTSKLWIAIGFIIVSSIVLSVEGAESFQFSLGSLFVILATCCWGLENNCTRKISDKSTYEIVLLKGFFSGSGSFIVAFILGERIPEMKYIIAALLLGFVAYGLSIFMYIRAQRDLGAAKTSAYYAIAPFVGTFLAFIVNGEKLTLVYFIGLVFMVIGSVVVVYDTMVKYHSHSHSHIIVHTHDGKKHTHIITHEHEHSHFISEKKHNHKHKDYMNSKEHKLIHEKGL